One genomic window of Plasmodium falciparum 3D7 genome assembly, chromosome: 10 includes the following:
- a CDS encoding haloacid dehalogenase-like hydrolase, whose amino-acid sequence MHEIVDKNGKKVQKNNLNDEIKIIFTDLDGTLLNSENKVSEQNLESLIRAQEKGIKVVIATGRSIFSVENVIGEHVKKNRISLLPGIYMNGCVTFDEKGSRVIDRIMNNDLKMEIHEFSKQINISKYAIWFCLEKTYCFEINDCIREYMEVEALNPDVIEDNMLEGLTVYKVLFSLPENILENTLKLCREKFSHRINVANTFQSYVELFHQHTNKFEGVKEICKYYNISLNNALAMGDGENDIEMLSGLTHSVGVHNASEKVKNSAAYVGPSNNEHAISHVLKTFCDI is encoded by the coding sequence ATGCACGAAATTGTAGATAAGAATGGTAAGAAAGTTCAAAAGAATAATTTGaatgatgaaataaaaataatcttTACGGATTTAGATGGAACATTGTTAAATAGTGAGAATAAGGTTTCAGAACAGAATTTGGAGAGTTTAATAAGAGCTCAAGAAAAAGGCATAAAGGTTGTTATAGCAACAGGTAGATCTATATTTTCTGTAGAGAATGTTATAGGAGAGCATGTAAAAAAGAATAGAATAAGTTTATTACCAGGGATATATATGAATGGATGTGTAACATTTGATGAAAAAGGTTCAAGGGTGATAGATAGGATTATGAACAATGACTTGAAAATGGAGATACATGAATTTtctaaacaaataaatatatcaaaatatgcTATATGGTTTTGTTTAGAAAAAACATATTGTTTTGAAATAAATGATTGTATACGTGAATATATGGAGGTTGAAGCATTAAATCCTGATGTTATTGAAGATAATATGTTAGAAGGTTTGACAGTATATAaagtattattttcattaccagaaaatatattagaaaatacGTTAAAATTATGTAGAGAGAAATTTTCTCATCGTATTAATGTAGCTAATACTTTTCAAAGTTATGTTGAATTATTTCATCAACATACTAATAAATTCGAAGGTGTAAAAGAaatttgtaaatattataatataagtCTAAACAATGCGCTAGCTATGGGAGATGGAGAAAATGATATTGAAATGTTAAGTGGTTTAACACATTCAGTGGGTGTACATAATGCTTcagaaaaagtaaaaaattcAGCTGCTTATGTTGGACCTTCGAATAATGAACATGCTATATCTCATGTCTTGAAGACATTCTGTgacatataa
- a CDS encoding WD repeat-containing protein 70, putative: MDDSEDVVGDDEYLDEFSDEGDSNEFLSDVEKNSNNSLDDKSKGGKCLDEESICEDKIKYDKSSIYNSYNNSCDIFNLKEEVLGIHKKNICCIKLIRNGSNLIISGNDNNVRIYEFKNMNRYEKNYTKLVSLKEGSIIQSLDARDNYILIAHGNKCFVYNKNGEYIKNSIRGDMYIKDVNKTKGHTRQINCCRFHPLNEQVFISGSLDSTIRIWDMEKENNTYGLNKELIHSQCIKVVNEKNLLTNNIISCEFTKDANSIIIGCSNGLIDIRNKLSNDYTYNYKSSDNYYIKKDVCHKDSIIDILTCKKNKNYFFTRSMDNTIKYWDLRNLHLCLHTIQDVPTIYEKSNMSYFHNEKYLIIGTQQKKKNDSILLDEHVNYISSNVNNKNNTHDIKYRQKVEDFENSQNDYDCTEETDIRKNKYKNKEEEEEEEEKKKKKKKCIINNNYIKEYKGDEDMNNFLTEMSSLNKIEKNIFGSIQIYDIENNFNLVYTKNYECSGIICTYYDEYIKQLFLGTTDGRCLIYYGDNSKKGVLDYLQQKGYKRKDETNENTFFYMKNDNIYNLDNLPKEIQITQSGNVIIKKNNLNNKKIKVNPSVQSLYQNAYERKTNVSAYAKFITDDNNNNLNYHDDIKNISNIKDDNIVEVLRNRELNKKGDDYFMKAYKYTQPNKIIDYSSSDEQEYSNILKRPKCPQCGIKNCVCGYMKNK; the protein is encoded by the coding sequence atGGATGATAGTGAAGATGTTGTAGGAGATGATGAGTACCTAGATGAATTTTCTGATGAAGGAGATTCGAACGAATTTCTTAGTGACGTTGAGAAAAATAGTAACAACTCATTGGATGATAAATCCAAAGGAGGAAAGTGTTTGGATGAAGAAAGCATTTGTGAAGATAagataaaatatgataagagtagtatatataatagttataataatagttgtgatatatttaatttgaaGGAAGAGGTTTTAGGTAttcataaaaagaatatttgttgtataaaattaataagaaaCGGTAGTAACTTAATAATATCaggaaatgataataatgtaagAATCTATGAATTTAAGAATATGAACAGATATGAAAAGAATTATACAAAATTAGTAAGTCTAAAAGAAGGATCTATTATTCAATCATTAGATGCTAgagataattatattttgatagCACATGGAAATAAAtgttttgtatataataaaaatggggaatatataaaaaatagtaTACGAGGtgatatgtatattaaagatgtaaataaaacaaaaggaCATACTAGACAAATTAATTGTTGTAGATTTCATCCTTTAAATGAACAAGTTTTTATAAGCGGTAGTCTAGATAGTACCATAAGGATATGGGACAtggaaaaggaaaataatacatatggattaaataaagaattgATTCATTCCCAATGTATAAAAGTAGTTAATgagaaaaatttattaacaaataatattatatcatgCGAATTTACAAAAGATGCTAATTCAATTATTATCGGTTGTTCTAACGGGTTGATTGATATAAGAAATAAGTTATCAAatgattatacatataattataaatcaagtgataattattatataaaaaaagatgtTTGTCATAAAGATTCAATAATCGATATATTAacttgtaaaaaaaataaaaattatttttttacacgTAGTATGGATAATACCATCAAATATTGGGACCTACGAAATCTTCATTTATGTCTTCATACGATTCAAGATGTACCTAccatatatgaaaaaagtaatatgtcatattttcataatgaaaaatatttaattataggtacccaacaaaaaaaaaaaaatgattctATTCTTTTAGATGAAcatgtaaattatatatcaagtaatgtaaataataagaacaatactcatgatataaaatatcgTCAAAAAGTTGAAGATTTTGAAAATTCACAAAATGATTATGACTGTACAGAAGAAACagatataagaaaaaacaaatataaaaataaggaagAGGAAGAGGaagaggaagaaaaaaaaaaaaaaaaaaaaaaatgtattattaataataattatattaaagaatataaaggTGATGaagatatgaataattttttaacagAAATGTcatcattaaataaaatagaaaaaaatatatttggaaGTATACAGATATATGATATAGAAAACAATTTTAATTTAGTATATactaaaaattatgaatgtTCAGgtattatatgtacatattatgatgaatatataaaacaattatTTTTAGGAACAACCGACGGAAGATgtcttatatattatggtGATAATTCAAAGAAAGGTGTATTAGATTATTTACAACAAAAAggttataaaagaaaagatgAAACAAATGAAAACACGTTTTTCTATATGaagaatgataatatatataatttagatAATTTACCAAAAGAAATACAAATAACGCAATCGGGAAATGTAataattaagaaaaataatctaaataataaaaaaataaaagtaaatcCAAGTGTTCAATCATTATATCAAAATGCATATGAAAGAAAAACTAATGTTAGTGCATATGCTAAATTTATTacagatgataataataacaatttaaattatcatgatgatataaaaaatatttcaaatataaaagatgataatatagtTGAAGTTTTAAGAAATAgagaattaaataaaaaaggagatGACTACTTTATGAAGgcttataaatatacacagccaaataaaattattgatTATTCATCATCAGATGAACAAGAATATTccaatattttaaaaagacCAAAATGTCCTCAATGTGGAATTAAAAATTGTGTTTGTggttatatgaaaaataaataa
- a CDS encoding pre-mRNA-splicing factor CEF1, putative: protein MRIQIKGGIWKNCEDEVLKAAVMKYGLNNWSRVASLLVRKSAKQCKARWYEWLDPSVRKTEWNKEEEEKLLHLAKLFPTQWRTIAPIVGRTAQQCLEHYEYLLDEAEGKVYDKNKNPRHLRPGEIDPAPESKPARADPVDMDEDEKEMLAEAKARLANTKGKKAKRKAREKQLEQARRLALLQKKRELKAAGITSLNYKRKDKNKIDHSKEILFHRKPLKGFYDVKDEQNINDDIYENNKTNQKKSIKSMDVENINDAMEYNKNKGKRQHQHNNNEEANLLSTIENYDKQFNELSHLRKRVRLNLPEPILNENEIDEIIQINKEASAFNDIIKDQNDKLPINNILPSIESSSFILNNKDKFSNLETDFYNNNNNKSIAFSSKLDLSIQQAAKNIISRKMNIPFIGMNNDYNEEEFERKNNIFQKSNKNVPDDLEYDDTNNYHNNNNNNNNNTSFNSIKNSTTLYNHLDVEKNIKDVQEEIEKQKKLNEEDQQKNQKEKLTIKNKIISDIKSFKKNISLYAHSIISYKNLKNDQSMMDNQTIQTTEYYDDNYEEKIDRAKLHIKASLANLPQETNLIELQLNEEHPECDTDNIEKDEIEKDIQDIENEKRKNEERKEKEKFNKQNKIIRWNLPRPYFLDKINLFNNYMHNEYEDVHNLIQREMLLLIKNDMFNYPLRNSTPVQNKVHVEDLENVYMNMAMKSINEEFEDMYGEASLNNNTKDDSNIDGCDEKSDNIDGCDEKSDTTNKGDDTSQCSIEHSSYNHIDVWEEINKNIIFCPSKNAYRFIEDVNENDKKENYKYKCEKLKNLILNDMEHYKKLENKYDIYTKGYQLKIKSYKKSYDTLFNSYINCINEKEALNVLHENEKIYALTRIKEEKKENKKEIEYHKSLQKFYQDLLETNHQLKETCKQTLKVP from the coding sequence aTGAGGATTCAAATAAAAGGAGGTATATGGAAAAATTGTGAGGATGAAGTTCTTAAAGCAGCTGTTATGAAATATGGTTTAAATAATTGGTCAAGGGTCGCATCTTTATTAGTTCGTAAATCAGCTAAACAGTGTAAGGCGAGGTGGTATGAATGGCTTGATCCATCAGTTAGAAAAACCGAATGgaataaagaagaagaagaaaaactTTTACATCTAGCCAAATTGTTTCCAACACAATGGAGAACCATAGCACCTATAGTAGGAAGAACAGCACAACAATGTTTAGAACATTATGAATATCTACTTGATGAAGCGGAAGGAAAGgtttatgataaaaataagaacCCACGACATCTAAGGCCAGGTGAAATAGACCCTGCTCCTGAATCCAAACCAGCACGTGCAGATCCTGTAGATATGGATgaagatgaaaaagaaatgcTTGCAGAAGCTAAGGCAAGACTTGCAAATACGAAAGGTAAAAAAGCAAAAAGAAAAGCTAGAGAAAAACAACTGGAACAAGCTAGGAGATTAgctttattacaaaaaaagagAGAATTAAAAGCAGCAGGGATAACatcattaaattataaaagaaaagataaaaataaaattgatcattcgaaagaaatattatttcatagGAAACCATTAAAAGGTTTTTATGATGTTAAAgatgaacaaaatattaatgatgatatatatgaaaataataagacaAATCAGAAGAAAAGTATAAAATCAATGGAtgttgaaaatattaatgatgctatggaatataataaaaataaaggtaAACGACAACatcaacataataataatgaagaagcAAATTTGTTATCTACCAtagaaaattatgataaacaATTTAACGAATTAAGTCATTTAAGAAAAAGGGTTCGATTGAATTTACCAGAAcctatattaaatgaaaatgaaatagatgaaataatacaaataaataaagaagcATCAGCATTTAACGATATTATAAAAGATCAAAACGATAAATTaccaataaataatattttaccaAGTATTGAAAGCTcctcatttatattaaacaatAAAGATAAATTTTCAAACTTGGAAAcagatttttataataataataataataaatcaattGCTTTTTCTAGTAAACTAGATCTAAGTATACAACAAGCAGCAAAAAATATCATTTCTCGAAAAATGAATATTCCATTTATAGGAATGAACAATGAttataatgaagaagaattcgaaagaaaaaataatatatttcaaaagaGTAATAAGAATGTTCCTGATGATTTAGAATATGATGACACGAacaattatcataataataataataataataataataatacttctTTTAATTCGATCAAAAATTCCACAACCCTTTATAATCATTTGGatgtagaaaaaaatataaaagacgTACAAGAAGAAAttgaaaaacaaaagaaattaaatgaagaagatCAACAAAAGAATCAAAAAGAAAAGTTaactattaaaaataaaattattagtGATATTaaaagttttaaaaaaaatattagttTATATGCTCATTctattatttcttataaaaatttaaaaaatgatcaaTCTATGATGGATAATCAAACTATACAAACAACTgaatattatgatgataattatgaagAGAAAATCGATCGAGCAAAATTACATATTAAAGCATCGTTAGCCAATTTACCCCAAGAAACGAATCTTATAGAACTTCAATTAAATGAAGAACATCCAGAATGTGATACGGACAATATAGAAAAAGATGAAATAGAAAAAGATATACAAGAtattgaaaatgaaaaaagaaaaaacgaagaaagaaaagaaaaagaaaaatttaataagcaaaataaaattattagatGGAATTTACCTAGACCATATTTCTTAGATAAAATTAATCtctttaataattatatgcaCAATGAATATGAAGATGTCCATAATTTAATACAAAGAGAGATGCTCctcttaataaaaaatgatatgttTAATTATCCCCTCAGAAATTCAACACCAGTACAAAATAAAGTTCATGTGGAAGATCTCGAAAACGTATACATGAATATGGCTATGAAGAGTATAAATGAGGAGTTCGAAGATATGTATGGCGAAGCATCATTAAATAACAACACAAAGGATGATTCTAATATTGATGGGTGTGATGAAAAGAGTGATAATATTGATGGTTGTGATGAAAAAAGTGATACAACTAATAAAGGTGATGATACGTCCCAATGTAGTATCGAGCATAGTTCATATAATCATATCGATGTGTGGGAAGaaattaacaaaaatataattttttgccCATCAAAAAATGCATATCGCTTTATTGAAGATGTTAATGAAAacgataaaaaagaaaattacaaatacaaatgtgaaaaattaaaaaatttaattttaaatgatatggaacattataaaaaattagaaaataaatatgatatttataCAAAAGGATATCaactaaaaattaaaagttaTAAAAAATCATATGATACTCtatttaattcatatattaattgtaTTAACGAAAAAGAAGCTTTAAATGTTCTacatgaaaatgaaaaaatatatgcattAACAAGaattaaagaagaaaaaaaggaaaataaaaaagaaatcgaATATCATAAATCATTACAAAAGTTTTATCAAGACCTTTTAGAAACAAATCATCAATTAAAAGAAACATGTAAACAAACGTTAAAGGTGCCATAA
- a CDS encoding bromodomain protein 1, whose amino-acid sequence MMLEDFNTLPLIKSIREDSLDDVLKFLENNYKDYEVNENGEAKKTIELVDKQTQATPLFYVTARKSDEESVEISKLIIEKYAICNPISKDLMKQTCLFYAAREGHLNLCNYLIEKGCNPNDQDNFGQTCLFYASREGKTDCVLTLIKKGANPNLLDLNKQTCLFYACRDGRYDTVKCLLENGVNPSIKDAQRRTALTFAKGNGHNNIINLLKNVGTLSRSSIDSNAQLGNITMLRRNSSSYIAASSPNESNLNNLTVQAENVSNVNLKTEDNQLRKKYKLQYKPLSDEDPLLWVDAPLIKIKEFERKFPELALWPRNVSQSNVEVNNANDAFNKQWYLLANQLILSLSKYEGGHIFEKLVDAKKQNCPDYYDVIKNPMSFSCIKTKLKKGQYAYPSEFVKDVQLIFDNCSLYNTSNSVVAITGKNIETYFNNQLIVMGYNNFILKEKKINDMLKLVEEENIKWSKEKEDQIEEIDELENNQEDSSKKD is encoded by the exons ATGATGCTTGAAGATTTTAATACATTGCCTTTAATAAAATCTATAAGAGAAGATAGTTTAGACGATGTATTAAAGtttttagaaaataattataaagattATGAAGTAAATGAAAATGGAGaagcaaaaaaaacaattgaATTAGTTGATAAACAAACACAAGCTACtcctttattttatgtaacGGCAAGAAAAAGTGATGAAGAATCAGTTGAAATATCAAAACTAATTATAGAAAAGTATGCAATATGTAATCCGATATCAAAAGATTTAATGAAACAAACTTGTTTATTTTATGCAGCTAGAGAAGGTCATCTTAATTTgtgtaattatttaatagaaAAGGGTTGTAACCCGAATGATCAAGATAATTTTGGACAAACCTGTTTATTTTATGCATCCAGAGAAGGAAAAACTGATTGTGTATtaacattaataaaaaaaggagCTAATCCAAATTTACTTGAtttaaacaaacaaacatgTTTGTTCTATGCATGTAGAGATGGAAGATATGATACTGTTAAATGTTTATTAGAAAACGGTGTTAATCCATCTATAAAAGATGCTCAAAGAAGAACAGCATTAACATTCGCAAAGGGAAAtggtcataataatattattaatcttCTTAAAAACGTGGGTACCTTAAGTAGGTCTTCAATTGACAGTAATGCACAATTGGGAAATATTACAATGTTGAGAA gaAATTCGTCTAGCTATATAGCAGCTAGCTCACCAAACGAAAGTAACCTGAACAATCTGACTGTTCAGGCGGAAAACGTATCCAACGTAAATTTGAAAACtgaag atAATCAGCTTAGGAAAAAGTACAAGCTTCAATACAAACCTCTGTCGGATGAAGACCCATTATTATGGGTTGACGCtcctttaataaaaataaaagaattcgAAAGAAAATTTCCTGAACTAGCTTTATGGCCTAGAAATGTATCCCAATCAAATGTAGAAGTGAACAACGCTAATGATGCATTTAATAAGCAATGGTATTTATTAGCTAATCAATTAATATTAAGTTTAAGTAAATATGAAGGTGGTCATATATTTGAGAAATTAGTAGATGCTAAAAAACAGAATTGTCCagattattatgatgtaaTTAAAAACCCAATGTCATTTAGTTGTATAAAAACCAAATTAAAGAAGGGTCAGTATGCATATCCTTCAGAATTTGTAAAAGATGTTCAATTAATTTTTGATAACTGTagtttatataatacttcAAATTCTGTAGTCGCAATTACGGGCAAAAATATCGAAACTTATTTTAATAACCAGTTAATAGTAATGGGATATAATAACttcattttaaaagaaaaaaaaattaatgacaTGTTAAAACTtgtagaagaagaaaatattaagtggagtaaagaaaaagaagatcaAATAGAGGAAATAGACGAATTAGAAAATAATCAAGAGGATAGTTCAAAAAAAGAttga
- a CDS encoding plasmepsin VII → MNKNIIQIYLFVFILLLKQHIVILKNEEFTNPYSIRKKDIKAIVNVNNKLKSINIHKLDNINKKDLLGSYNENYILIKLKKQDIFSKKLSTYYGEVQIGEQSENNMNVLFDTGSSQVWILNDTCKNSLCNNIHSKYKRTKSFVYKYDKKGLPSVIEIFYLSGKIVAFEGYDTIYLGKKLKIPHTNISFATKVDIPILEEFKWDGIIGLGFQNGDSIKRGIKPFLDILKDDKILTNKNYKNQFGYYLSDKEGYITLGGIDNRLKNTPDEEIIWTPVSTEMGYWTIQIMGIRKEYVNNHFEENKEEEEVIVKYEAFHDGGKNSIIDTGTYLIYAPKNTMENYLKDLKINNCDEKYNLPHLIFQIKSDEIKTIKGSAIIEIVLTPNDYVIEYVDKKNNTKECILGIQPDEQSEEDNVDGWTLGQVFLKAYYTIFDKDNLKIGFVRSKRNVTLR, encoded by the exons atgaataaaaatattattcaaatatacctatttgtttttatattattacttaaacaacatattgttattttaaaaaatgaagaattcACGAATCCTTATTCCATAAGAAAGAAGGATATTAAAGCTATTgtaaatgttaataataaattgaagagtattaatatacataaattagACAATATCAATAAAAAAGATCTTTTAGGAagttataatgaaaattatattttaataaaattaaaaaagcaGGATATTTTTTCCAAAAAATTATCTACTTATTATGGTGAGGTACAAATAGGTGAACAGtcagaaaataatatgaacgtTCTTTTTGATACAGGTTCATCACAAGTATGGATTTTAAATGATACTTGTAAAAATAGTTtgtgtaataatatacatagcAAATATAAGAGAACTAAATCAtttgtttataaatatgataagaaGGGTTTACCTTCGGTtattgaaatattttatcttaGCGGGAAAATAGTAGCTTTTGAAG GTTATGATACTATCTATTTAGGGAAAAAACTAAAAATTCCCCACACAAATATTTCCTTCGCT acCAAGGTTGATATACCAATATTAGAGGAATTCAAATGg GATGGTATAATTGGCTTGGGCTTTCAAAATGGGGACTCAATTAAAAGAGGAATAAAACCAtt TCTAGATATTTTAAAggatgataaaatattaacaaataaaaattataaaaatcaaTTCGGATATTACTTGTCAGATAAAG aaGGTTATATTACCTTGGGTGGAATAGATAATAGGCTGAAGAATACTCCTGATGAAGAAATAAT CTGGACTCCCGTGTCAACCGAAATGGGATACTGGacaa ttcaAATTATGGGTATTAGGAAAGAGTATGTGAACAACCATTTTGAAGAGAATAAAGAGGAGGAGGAAGTAATCGTAAAATATGAAGCATTTCATGATGGAGGAAAAAATTCTATAATAGATACAGGAACATATTTGATTTATGCTCCTAAGAATACTATGGAGAATTATTTAAAggatttaaaaataaataattgtgatgaaaaatataatcttccacatttaatatttcaaataaaatctgacgaaataaaaacaataaaaggGTCAGCTATAATAGAAATTGTATTAACACCTAATGATTATGTTATAGAATAtgtagataaaaaaaataatacaaaagaaTGTATATTAGGAATACAACCTGATGAACAATCAGAAGAGGATAATGTTGATGGATGGACTTTAGGTCAAGTGTTTTTAAAAGCATACTATACAATTTTTGATAAGGACAATTTAAAAATTGGGTTTGTTAGAAGTAAAAGAAATGTAACCTTAAggtaa
- a CDS encoding ubiquitin-conjugating enzyme E2, putative produces the protein MNPQTSLTRKQCDFTKLIMAGYDLELNNGSTQDFDVMFHGPNGTAYEGGIWKVHVTLPDDYPFASPSIGFMNKLLHPNVDEASGSVCLDVINQTWTPLYSLVNVFEVFLPQLLTYPNPSDPLNSDAASLLMKDKNIYEEKVKEYVKLYASKDLWEQQKKEKKPSNINGNISPVSELSYVDQDVQDIDLDNL, from the exons aTGAATCCTCAAACATCATTAACAAGAAAACAATGTGATTTTACCAAGCT tATTATGGCTGGGTATGATTTAGAATTGAATAATGGGAGCACACAAGATTTTGATGTCATGTTTCATGGGCCCAATGGAA CTGCTTATGAGGGAGGTATATGGAAAGTTCACGTGACCTTACCTGATGATTATCCTTTTGCATCACCATCTATCGGatttatgaataaattattacatcCGAATGTTGATGAGGCATCAGGATCTGTATGTCTTGACGTTATAAATCAAACATGGACCCCCTTAtata GTCTTGTTAACGTTTTTGAAGTATTTTTACCACAACTATTAACGTACCCTAACCCATCCGATCCATTGAATAGTGATGCTGCTTCCTTACTAATGAAAGACAAAAATATCTATGAAGAAAAAGTCAAAg aatatgtaaaattatatgCAAGCAAAGATTTATGggaacaacaaaaaaaagaaaaaaaacctTCAAACATTAATGGAAACATTTCCCCCGTAAGTGAATTATCCTATGTTGACCAAGATGTTCAAGATATCGATTTAGACAACttatga